The genomic window GTTGTCGACTACATCGACCGCCGCGGCTTCGAACAACTCCTCCGTTACCACTACTGCGAGCCAACACAGCTCAACTCTGTGGCGACCGCCCGGTGCGCCCTCGACGCCGCTTACAAGTTCCTGTGTCCACCGCTAGCCGAGCGATGTGCTCGCCGATTAGACGAGATGCTGGATGCCGGTGTAGCTCTAGAAATATTGCGGGACTTGCGCTATCTCTGCGCGCGTCTCCCTGGTGCTGCCTCGGCCCCTCCTTTGCCGGCTCTTACGGATGACGCAGCCGCGCGTTCTCTTGCACAGTGCTCGCGATGGTGCGATTCCTTAGCGCACAACGCGTTGCTGGTGCTCGACGAAAACGCAAATGCAGCTTTAACCGACGAGCGCCTCGAAGAACTAACGTATGAAGATCTCGCTTTGATAGTAAAGCGCGACACGCTTCGCGTATCAAACGAGTTAGTCTTGGCTGAGGCGCTCTCCCGATGGGCTACGGCCGCCTGCAAACGAACTAAACGCGAGCTCATGCCGAGTAACAAGCGGGCAGCGCTAGGCGAGCTAGCTTATTGTCCGCGATATTTGCTGCTGCAGGGTGAAGACTTGGACCGTGTTCTCGCCTTGGAACTGTTGGAGCCTATGGAGAGAGCTTTAGTGTTGGCTCGGGCACGCAAGCTATCGGCCCCAGTACCCGTGGGCGCAGAGCAGGAGGGACTGCTACGGCGGTGGGCGCGGCCGCGTCCGGCGGAGCCCGCCGCGCTGCCCGTGCACTTGAGCCCGCGTTCCCAGCCGGTGCCCGAAGATCCCCAGCCTAGCAAGCTCTGCGCGCGGCGACCTAAGCGACCAAAGCAACCGAGCTTTGCACCGGAGGAGAAACGCAAGAAACGCGGCTGCTGCGCCTGCTTCGGCGAAGGCCTTCTCCGGGCGTTCATATGCCTTTTTGattaaaatggcaaaaaaattcaaataaatgtaatgttGCGTTATCGATGGTGTGGACAGAAGTGAACTAAGGTGTTATGTTATGAGTGACATTTTCTTCAATCCTGACGAAACTTGGCTAACACAGTTCACGTATTACGGAAGTTAATGGAAATGTTGGAAAAAATGAGATATATCGAGTCAATATtcttatgatatttatgatagaCAATGTGGAAAAGACTTCGTCGAAGGACTCgtctgtttttgtatttttttacgaaCTGGAATAATCTTAATTTGTAGTTAAATTTTCTGAACTCCTATACAGTAAAATTTAATAACGGAGGAGTTTATCAACTGCATGTATACCATATGAATTGTTTCTTGCGGTTTTGTTTAGTAAATGCTTTAGGTCGGAATGCAATGCTTAGGTCACAAGTTGGCAACTGaaagttgtttgttttatatcATAGTTGAGTCGATAACGTACTCCCGATCGTGTAGGTAGACGCAAttgtttaacgaaaaaataTACGATCGGTGTCGCGGCCCAGCCGCAGTAAGTAGATAATGTCTACATTTAGCACTTTATGTACTTAATAtgtggtagatacttttgtgTATTTAATGTTGTGATATCTATCTGTTACCtaaatcaattatattatacataatttttttaacgttACCAAATTGTATTCAGTTAGGTGCTTATATATCCAATTGTAAAACAATTTGCATTTAAGAGCCTATTGGAATTATATGAGAAGATTTGGTGCACAAACGCTATATTACTTAGTT from Cydia strobilella chromosome 11, ilCydStro3.1, whole genome shotgun sequence includes these protein-coding regions:
- the LOC134745528 gene encoding BTB/POZ domain-containing protein 6-B, with translation MTVVTNPARTGSDDEIESGRDSAAGDSSCIESENENARLYDDEKQSDIVFVAGINGDTWRYPGHRRVLAATSPVFAALLACKTDVIVVDYIDRRGFEQLLRYHYCEPTQLNSVATARCALDAAYKFLCPPLAERCARRLDEMLDAGVALEILRDLRYLCARLPGAASAPPLPALTDDAAARSLAQCSRWCDSLAHNALLVLDENANAALTDERLEELTYEDLALIVKRDTLRVSNELVLAEALSRWATAACKRTKRELMPSNKRAALGELAYCPRYLLLQGEDLDRVLALELLEPMERALVLARARKLSAPVPVGAEQEGLLRRWARPRPAEPAALPVHLSPRSQPVPEDPQPSKLCARRPKRPKQPSFAPEEKRKKRGCCACFGEGLLRAFICLFD